One part of the Nostoc sp. PCC 7120 = FACHB-418 genome encodes these proteins:
- a CDS encoding CAAD domain-containing protein produces MQEPEFAQTQSKEATVPEINSQTGTITKLQPPVQSQEEWRKYGEQVSDFLATLPDYVGNFFNQYKQPLVSVGLIVASIVAVKVLLAVLDSLNDIPLVAPTFELIGIGYSAWFVYRYLLKASTRQELTHEITTLKSQVVGQEDS; encoded by the coding sequence ATGCAAGAACCGGAATTCGCCCAAACCCAGTCAAAAGAGGCAACAGTGCCAGAAATCAACAGCCAAACAGGAACTATTACTAAACTCCAGCCTCCTGTGCAGTCTCAAGAGGAATGGCGCAAATATGGAGAACAAGTTTCTGATTTTTTAGCGACTCTTCCCGATTACGTAGGAAACTTTTTTAACCAATACAAACAACCCTTAGTCAGTGTGGGTTTAATTGTGGCATCAATTGTCGCAGTTAAGGTACTGTTAGCAGTTTTAGATTCTTTGAATGATATTCCTTTAGTAGCACCAACATTTGAATTGATTGGTATCGGTTACTCTGCTTGGTTTGTTTACCGCTACTTATTGAAAGCTTCAACCAGACAGGAGCTAACTCATGAAATTACCACTCTCAAATCCCAAGTAGTTGGTCAAGAGGATTCATAG
- a CDS encoding homoserine dehydrogenase: MGVKLGILGLGTVGTGTVQLLQDTVGRHPLLQEIEIYRVGVRSLDKSRDVQLQPEVITTDLESIVNDPAVDIVVEVMGGLEPARSLILQAIHNGKHVVTANKAAIARFGAEIFTAANQAGVYVMLEAAVGGGIPVIQPLKQALSVNRLHTVTGIVNGTTNYILTRMQTEGSEFADVLADAQRLGYAEADPTADVEGLDAADKIAILASLAFDGRINLQDVYCEGIRQVSKTDIAYAEKLGFVIKLLAIAKNQAQDATKLSVRVHPTFVPKTHPLASINGVYNAILVEGEPIGQVMFFGPGAGAGATASAVTSDILSLVAALKSNTTAPNPLLTCRHEEYSQVAPISDLLTRFYARFLTKDQAGVIGQLGTCFGNHGVSIESIVQTGFQGELVEIVVVTHDVREGEFRQALAEIQNLPAIDSIPSILRVL; encoded by the coding sequence GTGGGTGTAAAGCTGGGAATCTTAGGATTAGGTACGGTAGGAACGGGAACGGTGCAACTGCTACAAGATACAGTTGGTCGTCACCCTTTGCTGCAAGAAATAGAAATATATCGGGTGGGAGTACGATCGCTTGATAAATCCCGCGATGTACAATTACAGCCGGAAGTTATAACTACAGATTTAGAGTCAATTGTCAATGACCCAGCAGTAGATATTGTTGTTGAGGTCATGGGGGGATTAGAACCGGCGCGATCGCTCATTCTCCAAGCCATACATAATGGTAAGCACGTAGTCACAGCTAATAAAGCGGCGATCGCTCGTTTCGGGGCAGAAATTTTTACGGCTGCTAATCAAGCCGGAGTTTATGTGATGCTGGAAGCCGCCGTTGGTGGTGGTATTCCTGTAATTCAACCATTGAAGCAGGCTTTAAGTGTCAACAGACTGCATACTGTTACAGGCATTGTTAATGGTACTACTAACTACATCCTCACCCGGATGCAAACAGAGGGTAGCGAATTTGCTGATGTCTTAGCTGATGCCCAGCGCTTGGGTTACGCAGAAGCCGACCCTACGGCGGATGTAGAGGGTTTAGATGCGGCAGATAAAATTGCTATTCTCGCGTCATTGGCTTTTGATGGGCGAATTAACTTGCAGGATGTCTACTGTGAGGGGATTCGTCAAGTCAGTAAAACAGATATCGCCTATGCCGAAAAATTGGGATTTGTGATTAAATTACTAGCGATCGCTAAAAATCAGGCTCAAGATGCCACTAAACTATCGGTCAGAGTTCACCCCACCTTCGTACCCAAAACACATCCCCTAGCTAGTATTAACGGCGTGTATAACGCCATTCTTGTAGAAGGAGAACCCATAGGTCAGGTGATGTTTTTTGGCCCTGGTGCAGGTGCAGGAGCAACCGCCAGCGCCGTCACCTCGGATATATTGAGTTTGGTAGCAGCCCTGAAGAGTAATACGACAGCCCCCAATCCCCTATTAACCTGTAGACACGAAGAATATAGCCAAGTTGCTCCCATTAGCGACCTTTTAACCAGATTTTACGCCCGATTCCTCACCAAAGACCAAGCTGGCGTCATTGGTCAATTAGGTACTTGCTTTGGAAATCATGGGGTGAGTATAGAATCAATTGTCCAAACTGGCTTTCAAGGGGAACTAGTAGAGATTGTAGTTGTGACGCACGATGTCAGAGAAGGTGAATTTCGCCAAGCCCTAGCAGAAATTCAAAATTTACCGGCGATTGATAGCATTCCTAGCATATTGCGGGTGTTGTAG
- the petH gene encoding ferredoxin--NADP reductase, translated as MSNQGAFDGAANVESGSRVFVYEVVGMRQNEETDQTNYPIRKSGSVFIRVPYNRMNQEMQRITRLGGKIVSIQTVSALQQLNGRTTIATVTDASSEIAKSEGNGKATPVKTDSGAKGFAKPPAEEQLKKKDNKGNTMTQAKAKHADVPVNLYRPNAPFIGKVISNEPLVKEGGIGIVQHIKFDLTGGNLKYIEGQSIGIIPPGVDKNGKPEKLRLYSIASTRHGDDVDDKTISLCVRQLEYKHPESGETVYGVCSTYLTHIEPGSEVKITGPVGKEMLLPDDPEANVIMLATGTGIAPMRTYLWRMFKDAERAANPEYQFKGFSWLVFGVPTTPNILYKEELEEIQQKYPDNFRLTYAISREQKNPQGGRMYIQDRVAEHADELWQLIKNEKTHTYICGLRGMEEGIDAALSAAAAKEGVTWSDYQKDLKKAGRWHVETY; from the coding sequence ATGTCTAATCAAGGTGCTTTTGATGGTGCTGCCAACGTAGAATCAGGTAGCCGCGTCTTCGTTTACGAAGTGGTGGGTATGCGTCAGAACGAAGAAACTGATCAAACGAACTACCCAATTCGTAAAAGTGGCAGTGTGTTCATTAGAGTGCCTTACAACCGCATGAATCAAGAAATGCAGCGTATCACTCGACTAGGCGGCAAGATTGTTAGCATTCAAACAGTAAGCGCACTACAACAACTCAATGGTAGAACTACCATTGCAACAGTAACAGATGCGTCTAGTGAGATTGCTAAGTCTGAGGGGAATGGTAAAGCCACACCTGTAAAAACTGATAGTGGAGCTAAAGGCTTCGCTAAACCACCAGCTGAAGAACAGCTTAAGAAAAAAGACAACAAAGGCAACACCATGACTCAAGCGAAAGCCAAACACGCTGATGTTCCTGTTAATCTTTACCGTCCCAATGCTCCATTTATTGGTAAGGTAATCTCTAATGAACCACTGGTAAAAGAAGGCGGGATAGGTATTGTTCAGCACATTAAATTTGATCTAACTGGTGGTAACTTAAAGTACATCGAAGGTCAAAGTATTGGTATCATTCCACCAGGAGTGGACAAGAACGGCAAGCCGGAAAAATTGAGACTCTACTCCATTGCCTCGACCCGTCACGGCGATGATGTGGATGATAAAACCATCTCACTGTGCGTCCGTCAATTAGAGTACAAACATCCAGAAAGCGGCGAAACAGTTTACGGTGTTTGTTCTACTTACTTGACTCACATTGAACCAGGTTCAGAAGTGAAAATCACTGGGCCTGTGGGTAAAGAAATGCTGTTACCCGATGATCCTGAAGCTAATGTCATCATGTTGGCAACAGGTACTGGTATTGCGCCTATGCGGACTTACCTGTGGCGGATGTTCAAGGATGCAGAAAGAGCTGCTAACCCAGAATATCAATTCAAAGGATTCTCTTGGTTAGTCTTTGGTGTTCCTACAACTCCTAACATTCTTTATAAAGAAGAACTGGAAGAAATCCAACAAAAATATCCCGATAACTTCCGCCTAACTTACGCTATCAGCCGGGAGCAAAAGAATCCCCAAGGTGGCAGAATGTACATCCAAGACCGTGTGGCAGAACACGCTGATGAACTGTGGCAATTAATCAAGAATGAAAAAACCCACACCTACATCTGTGGTTTGCGCGGTATGGAAGAGGGCATTGATGCTGCTTTAAGTGCTGCGGCTGCGAAAGAAGGTGTTACCTGGAGTGATTACCAAAAAGACCTCAAGAAAGCTGGTCGCTGGCACGTAGAAACATACTAA
- a CDS encoding phosphoribulokinase, with product MTTKPERVVLIGVAGDSGCGKSTFLRRLIDLFGEEFMTVICLDDYHSLDRKQRKETGITALDPRANNFDLMYEQIKALKEGQTINKPIYNHETGLIDPPEIVKPNHIVVVEGLHPLYDERVRSLLDFSVYFDISDEVKIAWKIQRDMAERGHRYEDVLAAINSRKPDFQKYIEPQREFADVVLQVLPTNLIKDDTERKVLRVRMLQREGKEGFEPAYLFDEGSTINWTPCGRKLTCSYPGMQLYYGSDVYYGRYVSVLEVDGQFDNLEEVIYIETHLSNTSTKYQGELTQLLLQHREYPGSNNGTGFFQVLTGLKMRAAYERLTTKEAKLAVQV from the coding sequence ATGACAACTAAGCCGGAACGCGTGGTACTGATTGGAGTAGCCGGAGACTCCGGGTGCGGTAAATCTACGTTTTTGCGTCGTCTGATAGATTTATTTGGTGAAGAGTTTATGACGGTCATCTGTTTAGATGACTACCATTCTTTGGATCGTAAACAACGTAAAGAAACTGGAATCACCGCACTTGACCCCAGGGCCAACAATTTTGACCTGATGTATGAGCAGATCAAAGCGCTCAAAGAAGGGCAAACGATTAATAAGCCGATTTATAACCACGAAACCGGCCTAATTGATCCACCTGAGATAGTAAAGCCAAATCACATTGTAGTGGTTGAGGGTTTACACCCTCTATATGATGAACGGGTGAGATCGCTCCTCGATTTCAGCGTCTACTTTGACATCAGCGATGAAGTCAAAATTGCTTGGAAAATCCAGCGTGATATGGCAGAAAGAGGTCATCGCTACGAAGACGTTCTAGCGGCCATCAATTCTCGTAAGCCAGATTTTCAAAAATATATCGAACCTCAAAGAGAATTCGCCGATGTGGTGCTACAAGTACTACCCACCAACTTAATCAAGGATGATACAGAACGTAAAGTCCTACGGGTGCGGATGTTACAACGGGAAGGAAAAGAAGGTTTTGAACCCGCTTACCTGTTTGATGAAGGTTCAACAATTAACTGGACTCCTTGCGGACGTAAGCTTACCTGTTCTTACCCAGGAATGCAGTTATACTACGGTTCCGATGTTTACTACGGTCGCTATGTCTCAGTTCTAGAGGTGGATGGTCAATTTGACAACCTCGAAGAAGTAATCTACATCGAAACCCACCTCAGCAATACATCTACTAAGTATCAAGGTGAGTTAACTCAGCTGTTACTCCAACACCGTGAATATCCCGGTTCAAATAACGGAACTGGTTTTTTCCAAGTATTAACAGGTTTGAAAATGCGTGCTGCTTACGAGCGCTTGACAACAAAGGAAGCCAAACTAGCAGTTCAGGTTTAA
- the metK gene encoding methionine adenosyltransferase, giving the protein MSRRYLFTSESVTEGHPDKICDQISDTILDTLLAQDPTSRVAAEVVVNTGLVLITGEITTKANVNYANIARQKIAEIGYTNADNGFSANSTSVIVALDEQSPDIAQGVNTAQETREQDSEELFDKIGAGDQGIMFGFACNETPELMPLPICLAHRIARRLAAVRKTGELSYLRPDGKTQVTVVYEDGRPVGIDTVLISTQHTATIGDITDEAAVQAKIKQDLWTAVVEPVFGDLEIKPDQETRFLVNPTGKFVIGGPQGDSGLTGRKIIVDTYGGYSRHGGGAFSGKDPTKVDRSAAYAARYVAKNVVAAGLAEKCEVQLSYAIGVARPVSIFLDTFGTGKVDDEILLELVKDNFELRPAGIIHSFNLRNLPSERGGRFYQDVAAYGHLGRNDLDLPWERTDKADFLKQAVTHSLSAAIA; this is encoded by the coding sequence TTGTCTCGACGTTATTTATTTACCTCCGAGTCAGTCACCGAAGGCCATCCAGATAAAATCTGCGATCAAATTTCTGATACGATTTTAGACACTTTGCTGGCACAAGACCCGACTAGTCGGGTGGCAGCTGAGGTTGTGGTAAATACTGGCTTGGTGTTAATCACCGGTGAAATCACCACCAAGGCTAACGTTAATTATGCCAATATTGCCCGCCAAAAAATTGCGGAAATTGGCTACACCAATGCTGATAATGGCTTTTCTGCTAACAGCACTAGTGTAATTGTGGCTTTAGATGAACAATCACCAGATATTGCTCAAGGTGTCAACACTGCTCAAGAAACCCGCGAACAGGATAGTGAAGAACTATTCGATAAAATCGGCGCTGGTGATCAAGGTATCATGTTCGGTTTTGCTTGTAACGAAACTCCAGAATTGATGCCTTTGCCTATTTGCTTGGCTCACCGCATTGCTCGCCGACTAGCAGCAGTCCGTAAGACTGGGGAGTTGTCCTACTTACGTCCTGATGGTAAAACTCAAGTTACCGTCGTTTATGAAGATGGCCGCCCAGTTGGCATTGATACAGTGCTGATTTCCACCCAGCATACAGCCACCATCGGGGATATTACTGATGAAGCGGCAGTACAAGCCAAAATTAAACAAGACCTGTGGACTGCTGTAGTGGAACCAGTGTTTGGTGACTTGGAAATTAAACCAGATCAAGAGACACGCTTTTTAGTTAACCCCACTGGCAAGTTTGTCATTGGTGGCCCGCAAGGCGACTCTGGTTTGACAGGACGGAAAATTATCGTTGATACCTATGGCGGTTACTCCCGACATGGTGGTGGCGCTTTCTCTGGCAAAGACCCCACAAAGGTAGACCGTTCTGCGGCTTATGCGGCTCGTTATGTAGCTAAAAATGTTGTAGCTGCCGGGTTAGCAGAAAAATGTGAAGTCCAGTTGAGCTATGCGATTGGTGTAGCGCGACCGGTGAGTATTTTTCTAGATACCTTCGGGACTGGCAAGGTAGATGATGAAATTCTGTTGGAACTAGTTAAAGATAACTTTGAACTACGTCCAGCAGGGATTATCCACAGCTTCAACTTACGCAACTTACCAAGCGAACGAGGCGGACGTTTTTATCAGGACGTCGCGGCTTACGGTCACTTGGGACGGAACGATCTAGATTTACCCTGGGAACGTACCGATAAGGCGGATTTCTTGAAGCAAGCGGTTACTCATTCATTGTCAGCTGCGATCGCCTAG
- a CDS encoding glycosyltransferase family 39 protein codes for MYNWHSQVSTRWFHPLLLLTWFIIGLGLRFTNLTAKPPWTDEFATLVFSLGNSFLPVPLDQAIAPDILLQPLQPNPASGIGDVIHNLITEDNHPPLYFVLVHLWMKLFPNQGELVSLLAARSFPALLGAVSIPLTYILGRLAFRSSLVGQLAAGMMAVSPYAVYLGQEVRHYTLAMIWVIASLSCLVIATRHIQNRTLLPFWLIILWVGINALGIATHYFFTLTLCAEALVLIFLAWQQSTQAKTLVFFSPLWWRIYAVAAGTAVAGLVWLPSILENRYRSSLTAWIQVQGIGLHLINPIFQAFAAWVTMIMLLPIESSQLAVVIASGLVMLIFAIWATPILVRGFKFQLQQPQTSLATQVFIGVVLGAIALFFILTYIFGVDITRGARYNFVYFPAVIILVGASLAVYWQTSKKAVMIIWLMGFVSAVTVICNLGYQKYYRPDLLVQIIQQNSQVPVLIATTHKTLVQTGEMMGIARELKLSSSQTSTQFLLAHQETDPSTSTVSLEKTLKQLPRPFDLWLVNFHAPTAAEVKQCLADTKSLTAVDGYEYKIYHCREKSR; via the coding sequence TTGTATAATTGGCACTCTCAAGTTTCGACTCGCTGGTTTCATCCTTTACTTTTACTAACGTGGTTTATCATCGGTCTGGGCTTACGTTTTACCAACTTGACCGCCAAGCCTCCTTGGACTGATGAATTTGCTACTTTAGTGTTTAGCTTGGGGAATAGTTTTTTACCAGTACCCCTAGATCAGGCGATCGCACCTGATATTCTCTTACAACCCCTACAACCAAACCCAGCCTCTGGAATTGGAGACGTAATTCACAACTTAATCACAGAAGACAACCATCCACCACTGTATTTTGTCCTGGTGCATCTGTGGATGAAGTTGTTTCCCAATCAAGGAGAATTAGTTTCTCTATTAGCGGCGCGTTCATTTCCCGCTTTACTAGGTGCAGTTTCCATTCCCCTTACATATATCTTAGGTAGGTTAGCCTTCCGTTCTTCATTGGTAGGACAGTTAGCGGCTGGGATGATGGCAGTTTCACCATACGCTGTTTATTTAGGACAAGAAGTACGCCATTACACCTTAGCTATGATCTGGGTGATTGCATCCCTGTCCTGCTTAGTAATTGCCACACGCCACATTCAAAACCGCACATTATTACCGTTCTGGTTAATCATCTTGTGGGTGGGAATTAATGCTTTGGGAATTGCCACCCATTACTTCTTCACTCTAACTCTTTGTGCAGAAGCCTTGGTATTAATATTTTTAGCCTGGCAACAATCTACACAAGCCAAAACTTTAGTATTTTTCTCACCCCTTTGGTGGCGCATCTATGCTGTAGCTGCTGGTACGGCTGTAGCTGGTTTAGTTTGGCTACCCAGTATTTTAGAAAATCGCTATCGCAGTAGTTTAACTGCGTGGATTCAAGTCCAGGGCATCGGCTTACACCTAATCAACCCAATTTTCCAAGCTTTCGCTGCATGGGTGACAATGATTATGTTGCTCCCAATCGAGTCATCACAGTTAGCGGTTGTGATTGCTTCCGGCTTGGTAATGCTAATTTTCGCTATTTGGGCAACACCGATTTTAGTTCGTGGGTTTAAATTCCAACTACAACAACCCCAAACCAGTTTGGCGACGCAAGTATTTATTGGGGTAGTTTTAGGCGCGATCGCTTTATTCTTTATATTGACTTATATTTTTGGTGTTGATATCACACGGGGCGCTCGTTACAACTTTGTTTATTTTCCCGCCGTCATTATCCTCGTGGGTGCTAGCCTAGCCGTCTATTGGCAAACTAGCAAAAAAGCCGTGATGATCATCTGGCTGATGGGATTCGTTAGTGCTGTCACAGTTATTTGTAATTTGGGTTATCAAAAATACTACCGCCCTGATTTGTTAGTTCAAATCATCCAACAAAATTCTCAGGTTCCCGTTCTCATTGCCACAACCCATAAAACCTTAGTCCAAACTGGCGAAATGATGGGGATAGCCAGGGAATTAAAATTATCTTCTTCACAAACTTCTACTCAGTTTCTCCTAGCTCATCAAGAAACAGACCCCAGCACTTCCACTGTTTCCCTAGAAAAGACACTGAAGCAACTACCACGACCTTTTGATCTGTGGCTCGTCAATTTCCACGCGCCAACAGCAGCAGAAGTCAAACAATGTCTGGCTGACACCAAATCGTTAACCGCCGTAGACGGCTATGAATACAAAATTTATCACTGTCGGGAAAAGTCTCGGTGA
- a CDS encoding glycosyltransferase: MKINIANELLTVPTGLLQVSDVPPNSVGTGHRDIYFSLIIPTYKERDNIENVVKILSQTLDEFIPGDYELIVVDDDSPDMTWEVAHSLTEEYPQLRVMRRQQERGLSSAVVRGWQVARGKVLGVIDGDLQHPPEVLTQLLTKITQGADLALASRHVDGGGVSSWSVVRRFLSRGAQVLGLMLLPGVLGRVSDPMSGYFMVRRSSVAGATLNPVGYKILLEVIGRGNVKNIAEVGYVFCERQQGESKVTWKQYIDYVHHLVRLRLSTGRVGRVKQKINFPIDRFLRFALVGLSGVFVDMVLLYLLSDPSTLALPLTRSKIIAGEIAIFNNFLWNDAWTFADVTMKQQEWHQRLKRFAKFNVICLAGLVLNVLVLNLVFNFLIPNRYVANLVAIAVATIWNFWVNLKLSWRVTDVK; this comes from the coding sequence ATGAAAATCAACATCGCCAATGAATTATTAACTGTCCCAACTGGCCTTTTACAAGTCTCTGATGTACCACCGAATAGTGTCGGTACTGGTCATAGAGATATATATTTTTCTCTAATAATCCCCACCTATAAAGAACGGGACAATATTGAAAATGTTGTCAAAATTTTGAGTCAAACTCTAGATGAATTTATCCCAGGAGATTACGAATTAATTGTTGTGGATGATGATAGCCCAGACATGACTTGGGAAGTTGCCCACTCTTTGACTGAAGAGTATCCCCAACTGCGGGTAATGCGACGACAACAGGAACGAGGGCTATCTTCCGCCGTCGTTCGTGGTTGGCAGGTAGCGAGAGGAAAAGTTCTAGGGGTAATTGATGGAGATTTACAGCATCCACCAGAAGTTTTAACACAACTGTTGACAAAAATTACCCAGGGAGCAGATTTGGCATTAGCCAGTCGTCACGTAGATGGTGGCGGTGTCAGTAGTTGGAGTGTAGTCAGACGTTTCTTGTCTCGTGGCGCTCAAGTTTTGGGGTTAATGCTGCTACCGGGAGTATTGGGAAGAGTTTCTGACCCCATGAGTGGCTATTTTATGGTGCGTCGCAGTAGTGTAGCCGGGGCAACACTCAACCCAGTGGGATACAAAATTCTGTTAGAGGTAATTGGGCGGGGTAATGTCAAAAATATTGCTGAAGTTGGTTATGTGTTCTGCGAACGCCAGCAGGGTGAAAGTAAAGTCACATGGAAGCAATACATAGACTATGTTCACCATTTAGTCCGGTTGCGTTTATCTACTGGGCGTGTAGGTCGAGTCAAGCAAAAAATAAACTTCCCTATAGATCGATTTCTGCGCTTTGCCTTGGTGGGACTGAGTGGAGTGTTTGTAGATATGGTACTGCTGTATTTACTCAGTGACCCCTCAACCTTGGCTTTGCCCCTGACTCGCAGCAAAATTATTGCAGGTGAAATCGCTATCTTCAATAACTTTTTGTGGAATGATGCTTGGACGTTTGCTGATGTGACCATGAAACAACAGGAATGGCATCAACGCCTGAAGCGATTTGCTAAATTTAACGTTATTTGTTTGGCGGGATTGGTGCTGAATGTATTGGTGTTGAATTTAGTGTTTAATTTCCTCATTCCTAACCGCTACGTTGCTAACCTAGTAGCGATCGCCGTTGCTACTATTTGGAATTTCTGGGTTAACCTCAAACTTAGCTGGCGAGTCACTGACGTAAAATAG
- a CDS encoding glycosyltransferase family 39 protein, producing MNPGVPVTKLNKLVSLETLALVAIAIAVLLRIVNLGSREFWYDEVLSLLLATGQKSAYQTPKDIPVALAEYLPLLSLPVESGFSAVISTVKELLLSLLGGEPHPPLFYLSQHFWLRLFGNSEAVMRSLNTLFSIGAIASAYSLGKVFIGHRGGLLLAAFLGINPFYLFHSLNVRMYAPLVLWTTLSAASLFHLIHQPTDSKANHNCRHKLWWNILFIGSIAAGLLTFYFYLYWVIALAVLVLYLDRQHWWQHGLRLGAGVMLTVPWMLWGGIKQIRSADLNRFGNLKNTGSAILTHLQDTTQTLASNLVLGDWITSLPTISIVIVGCLAIALIIASSLKLWRQGERKNLTVALILGILPLLIALGLDIVTKKTTLNFGGGRTMIIILPGCLLLLTLWLEKAFSSQWRTLVVSGLLLLYLTIGISDFSLRQRSIFHAVAEIISQHKEQPTLIAMNSKAWGHVLRLAYYAPAKAPVMLLAEHPADLATSLENVLKNETQKYPRILWLESANPVWSKLKTPAQIEIEHQKVQKILSKQFQLTKTQNLTGTMNLDSFTLKVYKRSANS from the coding sequence ATGAATCCTGGGGTTCCAGTTACTAAACTTAATAAACTAGTTTCTCTAGAAACTTTAGCATTAGTAGCGATCGCTATCGCCGTGCTATTACGTATAGTGAATTTAGGTAGCCGAGAATTTTGGTATGACGAAGTGCTATCTCTACTCTTAGCTACAGGCCAAAAAAGTGCCTACCAGACCCCCAAAGATATACCAGTAGCCTTGGCTGAATATTTGCCGTTACTCTCCTTACCTGTTGAATCGGGTTTTAGTGCAGTTATCTCTACCGTAAAAGAATTACTGCTGAGTCTACTGGGAGGGGAACCGCATCCACCATTATTTTATTTGAGTCAGCATTTTTGGTTGCGCCTTTTCGGTAACAGCGAAGCAGTCATGCGGAGTTTAAATACATTATTCAGTATTGGCGCGATCGCTAGTGCTTACAGTTTAGGTAAAGTTTTTATTGGACATCGTGGCGGCTTACTGCTGGCGGCGTTTCTGGGAATCAACCCCTTTTATTTATTCCACTCTCTGAATGTGCGGATGTATGCGCCTTTAGTTTTGTGGACAACACTAAGTGCTGCTTCACTCTTTCATCTAATTCATCAACCTACCGATTCAAAAGCTAATCATAACTGTCGTCATAAGTTGTGGTGGAACATCCTATTTATCGGTTCCATTGCTGCTGGTTTGTTGACCTTTTATTTTTATTTATATTGGGTAATAGCTTTAGCCGTTTTAGTGCTTTACCTTGATAGGCAGCATTGGTGGCAACATGGTTTGCGTTTAGGCGCAGGAGTGATGCTAACCGTCCCTTGGATGCTGTGGGGGGGTATTAAACAAATCCGTAGTGCAGATTTGAACAGGTTTGGTAATCTTAAAAATACTGGTTCAGCAATATTAACTCACTTGCAAGACACAACTCAGACCTTAGCCAGTAATTTAGTCTTGGGAGACTGGATAACAAGCTTACCCACAATCAGTATAGTTATAGTTGGTTGTTTAGCGATCGCCTTGATCATTGCCTCTAGTCTGAAACTTTGGCGACAAGGTGAGCGAAAAAACTTGACTGTAGCTTTAATATTAGGAATTTTGCCTCTTTTAATAGCTTTAGGATTAGATATAGTCACTAAAAAGACTACTTTAAATTTTGGTGGTGGAAGAACCATGATCATTATTCTTCCTGGGTGTTTATTATTATTAACTTTGTGGTTAGAAAAAGCCTTTTCTTCACAATGGCGCACACTAGTAGTTTCTGGTTTATTGCTGTTATATCTCACCATTGGCATCAGCGATTTTAGTTTACGACAGCGCTCAATTTTTCATGCAGTCGCCGAAATCATCTCCCAACATAAAGAACAACCAACTCTCATAGCCATGAACTCTAAAGCTTGGGGTCATGTTTTGCGTTTAGCATATTACGCACCTGCAAAAGCCCCAGTGATGTTATTAGCTGAACATCCTGCGGATTTAGCAACTTCACTGGAAAATGTGTTAAAAAATGAAACCCAAAAATATCCCCGGATTCTTTGGTTAGAAAGTGCAAATCCTGTATGGTCGAAATTAAAAACACCAGCGCAGATAGAAATAGAACATCAGAAGGTACAGAAAATTTTATCAAAGCAGTTTCAACTAACAAAAACTCAAAATCTCACGGGTACGATGAACTTAGATAGTTTTACCCTTAAAGTTTACAAGCGTTCTGCCAATAGTTGA